A window of the Sabethes cyaneus chromosome 1, idSabCyanKW18_F2, whole genome shotgun sequence genome harbors these coding sequences:
- the LOC128738031 gene encoding T-complex protein 11-like protein 1 isoform X1 produces the protein MPADAFSRMDSSGSAAESSEAKDIPASIEAALLRARTESESSDKSGPTRFVLPGTSGSPPKILTLEEVQDAVKNIENMTLAHEIAVNSEFKLQPYEPPENSIERIIKDTMHRAYWDILREQLGRQPPCYDMAIQLLVDIKDAFQSILSKNNERALARINEILDETVIRQQAEQGVLDFQAYAKFVIHIMALSCAPVRDDAIAKLKDIQDVVELFRGILEILAIMKLDMANCLLDAARNEVIANSVEYEKQKFKQFLELYKDGFPETEKWLKRNKVPTAEEGAGSSATSSSSDNQQRHSKDAIFNAYLELIDWNTENEFPEMLEMDRDRVIGLQGRASRLCTCASTLAITCAAIPSVAQSVELRRNLAKELVILLQNCNNTKDLDDTIENVWLHVRSVIANRLQELNQPKMDETLESTLKTQILQIAKKESPVRNLLWKRLLTYTQLVLRTNNAIPVPPGFQEFAEDVEGLAKAFKRISYYNYAVYGEYYHEILNKA, from the exons ATGCCAGCTGATGCATTTTCAAG AATGGATTCGTCGGGATCCGCCGCAGAATCCTCGGAGGCTAAGGACATTCCTGCCAGCATTGAAGCAGCTCTGCTGCGAGCACGAACCGAAAGTGAAAGTTCGGATAA ATCGGGACCGACTCGTTTCGTGCTACCCGGCACTTCAGGCAGTCCGCCGAAAATCCTCACCCTCGAGGAGGTCCAGGATGCCGTCAAGAACATCGAAAACATGACGCTGGCACACGAGATCGCCGTCAACAGCGAGTTCAAACTGCAGCCATACGAACCGCCGGAGAACTCGATCGAGCGCATCATCAAAGACACAATGCACCGAGCCTACTGGGACATCCTGCGCGAGCAGCTCGGTCGGCAGCCTCCGTGCTACGACATGGCCATCCAGCTGCTGGTCGACATCAAGGACGCCTTTCAGAGTATCCTCAGCAAGAACAACGAACGAGCCTTGGCCCGGATCAATGAGATTCTGGACGAAACTGTGATACGGCAGCAAGCCGAACAAGGCGTACTGGACTTCCAGGCGTACGCCAAATTTGTTATTCACATTATGGCCCTCTCGTGCGCCCCCGTCCGAGACGATGCAATCGCTAAACTTAAAGATATCCAGGACGTTGTGGAGCTGTTCCGTGGCATCCTGGAAATCCTAGCAATCATGAAGCTGGACATGGCAAACTGCCTACTGGATGCTGCCCGCAACGAGGTAATCGCCAACTCCGTCGAGTACGAGAAACAAAAGTTCAAACAGTTTCTCGAGCTGTACAAAGACGGCTTCCCGGAGACGGAGAAGTGGCTCAAACGAAACAAAGTACCCACTGCCGAAGAAGGAGCTGGTTCCTCCGCCACGTCCAGCAGCAGTGACAACCAGCAGCGTCACTCGAAGGACGCCATTTTTAACGCCTATCTGGAATTGATCGATTGGAACACGGAAAACGAGTTTCCCGAAATGCTGGAAATGGATCGAGACCGGGTGATTGGCCTGCAGGGCCGCGCCTCGCGCCTCTGCACCTGTGCTTCAACGCTCGCCATTACATGTGCTGCCATACCGTCGGTCGCGCAATCCGTCGAGTTGCGCAGAAACCTTGCCAAGGAGCTGGTAATCCTGCTGCAAAACTGCAACAACACCAAGGATCTGGACGACACAATCGAAAACGTATGGCTGCACGTACGTTCCGTAATCGCTAATCGGCTTCAAGAACTGAACCAACCGAAGATGGACGAGACACTAGAAAGTACCCTCAAAACACAGATTCTACAGATCGCTAAGAAGGAATCTCCGGTGCGAAACCTACTCTGGAAGCGATTGCTGACCTACACCCAGCTGGTGCTGCGAACCAATAACGCAATTCCGGTGCCACCCGGTTTTCAGGAGTTCGCCGAAGACGTCGAAGGACTGGCTAAGGCCTTCAAGCGAATTTCCTACTACAACTACGCCGTGTACGGCGAATATTATCATGAAATACTGAACAAAGCTTAG
- the LOC128738031 gene encoding T-complex protein 11-like protein 1 isoform X2, translated as MDSSGSAAESSEAKDIPASIEAALLRARTESESSDKSGPTRFVLPGTSGSPPKILTLEEVQDAVKNIENMTLAHEIAVNSEFKLQPYEPPENSIERIIKDTMHRAYWDILREQLGRQPPCYDMAIQLLVDIKDAFQSILSKNNERALARINEILDETVIRQQAEQGVLDFQAYAKFVIHIMALSCAPVRDDAIAKLKDIQDVVELFRGILEILAIMKLDMANCLLDAARNEVIANSVEYEKQKFKQFLELYKDGFPETEKWLKRNKVPTAEEGAGSSATSSSSDNQQRHSKDAIFNAYLELIDWNTENEFPEMLEMDRDRVIGLQGRASRLCTCASTLAITCAAIPSVAQSVELRRNLAKELVILLQNCNNTKDLDDTIENVWLHVRSVIANRLQELNQPKMDETLESTLKTQILQIAKKESPVRNLLWKRLLTYTQLVLRTNNAIPVPPGFQEFAEDVEGLAKAFKRISYYNYAVYGEYYHEILNKA; from the exons ATGGATTCGTCGGGATCCGCCGCAGAATCCTCGGAGGCTAAGGACATTCCTGCCAGCATTGAAGCAGCTCTGCTGCGAGCACGAACCGAAAGTGAAAGTTCGGATAA ATCGGGACCGACTCGTTTCGTGCTACCCGGCACTTCAGGCAGTCCGCCGAAAATCCTCACCCTCGAGGAGGTCCAGGATGCCGTCAAGAACATCGAAAACATGACGCTGGCACACGAGATCGCCGTCAACAGCGAGTTCAAACTGCAGCCATACGAACCGCCGGAGAACTCGATCGAGCGCATCATCAAAGACACAATGCACCGAGCCTACTGGGACATCCTGCGCGAGCAGCTCGGTCGGCAGCCTCCGTGCTACGACATGGCCATCCAGCTGCTGGTCGACATCAAGGACGCCTTTCAGAGTATCCTCAGCAAGAACAACGAACGAGCCTTGGCCCGGATCAATGAGATTCTGGACGAAACTGTGATACGGCAGCAAGCCGAACAAGGCGTACTGGACTTCCAGGCGTACGCCAAATTTGTTATTCACATTATGGCCCTCTCGTGCGCCCCCGTCCGAGACGATGCAATCGCTAAACTTAAAGATATCCAGGACGTTGTGGAGCTGTTCCGTGGCATCCTGGAAATCCTAGCAATCATGAAGCTGGACATGGCAAACTGCCTACTGGATGCTGCCCGCAACGAGGTAATCGCCAACTCCGTCGAGTACGAGAAACAAAAGTTCAAACAGTTTCTCGAGCTGTACAAAGACGGCTTCCCGGAGACGGAGAAGTGGCTCAAACGAAACAAAGTACCCACTGCCGAAGAAGGAGCTGGTTCCTCCGCCACGTCCAGCAGCAGTGACAACCAGCAGCGTCACTCGAAGGACGCCATTTTTAACGCCTATCTGGAATTGATCGATTGGAACACGGAAAACGAGTTTCCCGAAATGCTGGAAATGGATCGAGACCGGGTGATTGGCCTGCAGGGCCGCGCCTCGCGCCTCTGCACCTGTGCTTCAACGCTCGCCATTACATGTGCTGCCATACCGTCGGTCGCGCAATCCGTCGAGTTGCGCAGAAACCTTGCCAAGGAGCTGGTAATCCTGCTGCAAAACTGCAACAACACCAAGGATCTGGACGACACAATCGAAAACGTATGGCTGCACGTACGTTCCGTAATCGCTAATCGGCTTCAAGAACTGAACCAACCGAAGATGGACGAGACACTAGAAAGTACCCTCAAAACACAGATTCTACAGATCGCTAAGAAGGAATCTCCGGTGCGAAACCTACTCTGGAAGCGATTGCTGACCTACACCCAGCTGGTGCTGCGAACCAATAACGCAATTCCGGTGCCACCCGGTTTTCAGGAGTTCGCCGAAGACGTCGAAGGACTGGCTAAGGCCTTCAAGCGAATTTCCTACTACAACTACGCCGTGTACGGCGAATATTATCATGAAATACTGAACAAAGCTTAG
- the LOC128744412 gene encoding poly(ADP-ribose) glycohydrolase-like, producing MNSTDEPPSEDDSSPPAVEERTWRGVPMDIVYRGLDRFELRHFADVRPSEDHTVLYHLPVNPDAAEPPKPRRSYNKWDSDHVRLPCSHRSQYPVEQSDGNTTLECRWDLVQNALLQPIRDSRQLEAAILSYNTKYASSWKFKSLHKLFEQELEEEESAGFFEYTLPKIIQLALSLPELVPGAIPLLKQGCNKAVSLTQQQVACLLANAFLCTFPRRNTQKKKSEYSLFPDINFNRLFQSQGRQVIEKIKCICNYFRRVCTRMPTGVLTFQRRYINPKQFIDWNKCEAVVTRTVVPVHITSEGTIEDQGKGLLQVDFANKYLGGGVLGHGCVQEEIRFVINPELLVCRLFTEALKPQEALVMMGSEQFSEYSGYASSFCLAGDYRDETPRDASGRRECYIVAIDALHFVQGSHQYREELLLRELNKAYVGYFHPLSTPAPGVATGNWGCGAFGGNANLKAVLQLMVCCVLNRPMVYYTFGNRELRDQIYAMYTFLVDNKVKVCEIWRSLKSFREHNLPASKLYPYFYQDYYDRKNNKKCTFGIKTQSKASRDKPPDQQPSAEPSPNGDRDLLDDESLANLMKDLVDDDDALSDQPSSSSVAGESKEEATMTLVTPSPKKSGRMSLIAELDRSYYSVGPGPAKKLCPSVSPRPTAAGDEVRIQIEEEGESLVGGKSPVDERTVEGAIQFEDEVGEFVEGTPPAQARKSVGGSCGKQKISDYFTKIGK from the exons ATGAATTCCACTG ATGAACCGCCAAGCGAAGATGATTCGTCCCCGCCGGCGGTCGAAGAGCGAACGTGGCGTGGTGTTCCGATGGACATCGTTTACCGGGGATTAGATCGCTTCGAGCTGCGCCACTTTGCGGACGTGCGACCGTCCGAAGATCACACCGTACTGTACCATCTGCCGGTGAATCCGGACGCGGCAGAGCCGCCCAAACCTCGTCGTTCTTACAACAAGTGGGACTCGGATCATGTTCGGCTTCCCTGTTCGCATCGTAGTCAGTATCCGGTGGAGCAAAGCGATGGTAACACTACGCTGGAATGCCGCTGGGATTTGGTGCAGAATGCGCTGCTGCAGCCGATTCGGGACAGCCGTCAGCTGGAGGCGGCCATTCTGTCCTACAATACGAAGTATGCCAGCAGTTGGAAATTTAAATCGCTTCATAAGTTGTTTGAACAAGAACTGGAGGAAGAAGAGAGTGCCGGATTCTTCGAGTATACTTTGCCGAAAATTATTCAGTTGGCGTTGTCCTTGCCGGAGTTAGTTCCCGGTGCTATTCCCCTGCTGAAGCAGGGTTGTAATAAAGCGGTTTCTCTTACACAGCAGCAGGTGGCTTGCTTGCTGGCGAATGCTTTTCTGTGTACTTTTCCTCGACGGAATACTCAGAAAAAGAAAAGTGAATACAGTCTTTTTCCGGACATAAACTTTAATCGGTTGTTCCAGAGCCAAGGTCGGCAGGTGATTGAAAAGATTAAATGTATTTGCAACTACTTTCGGCGGGTTTGTACGCGGATGCCGACCGGAGTGCTGACGTTCCAGCGAAGGTACATCAATCCGAAGCAGTTTATCGATTGGAATAAGTGCGAAGCAGTTGTTACGAGGACTGTCGTGCCGGTTCACATTACATCCGAGGGGACTATTGAGGATCAAGGGAAAGGATTGCTGCAGGTTGATTTCGCCAACAAATACTTGGGAGGTGGTGTGCTAGGTCACGGTTGTGTGCAAGAGGAGATTCGATTCGTAATCAATCCGGAACTGTTGGTTTGTCGATTGTTCACGGAAGCGTTGAAACCACAGGAAGCCCTGGTGATGATGGGTTCTGAGCAGTTCAGCGAGTACAGCGGCTATGCATCGAGTTTCTGCCTTGCCGGGGACTATCGCGACGAAACACCGCGAGATGCTAGCGGTCGCAGGGAATGCTATATCGTGGCGATCGATGCGTTGCATTTTGTGCAAGGATCGCACCAGTATAGGGAGGAACTGCTGTTGAGGGAGCTTAACAAGGCGTACGTTGGATACTTCCATCCGCTGTCGACGCCAGCTCCCGGAGTCGCCACAGGCAACTGGGGTTGTGGTGCCTTTGGAGGGAACGCTAACTTGAAAGCAGTGCTACAGCTGATGGTATGCTGCGTTCTAAATAGGCCTATGGTTTACTATACCTTCGGAAATAGAGAGCTGAGGGATCAGATTTATGCAATGTACACTTTTCTGGTGGATAACAAAGTCAAAGTCT GTGAAATATGGCGCTCGTTAAAATCCTTTAGGGAACACAATCTTCCAGCAAGCAAACTTTATCCTTATTTCTATCAGGATTATTATGAccggaaaaataacaaaaaatgtacCTTTGGCATTAAAACCCAATCCAAAGCTAGTAGAGACAAACCACCGGACCAGCAACCTTCTGCTGAGCCCAGTCCGAATGGGGACCGAGATTTGCTGGACGACGAAAGTTTGGCTAATTTAATGAAAGATTTAGTCGATGATGACGATGCGCTTTCCGATCAACCATCGTCCTCCTCGGTTGCCGGGGAATCGAAAGAGGAAGCAACCATGACCTTGGTGACTCCTTCGCCGAAAAAATCCGGCCGAATGTCACTGATCGCCGAGCTGGATCGAAGTTATTACTCTGTTGGACCTGGTCCGGCGAAGAAGTTGTGTCCTTCGGTGTCGCCTCGGCCTACGGCCGCAGGGGATGAGGTTCGAATCCAGATTGAGGAGGAAGGAGAAAGCCTAGTGGGGGGTAAGTCGCCAGTTGACGAACGCACGGTGGAAGGTGCCATCCAATTCGAGGACGAAGTTGGAGAGTTTGTCGAAGGAACACCTCCAGCGCAGGCGAGAAAGAGCGTTGGCGGCAGCTGTGGAAAGCAAAAGATATCGGACTATTTTACGAAGATTGGTAAGTAG